A part of Acropora palmata chromosome 6, jaAcrPala1.3, whole genome shotgun sequence genomic DNA contains:
- the LOC141885212 gene encoding quinone oxidoreductase-like protein 1 isoform X1, whose amino-acid sequence MQTRAVVVKRDESGNRLFVLHESFVCPSLDDHSVAVKVKACGLSLLDTKILEEFNMVSKKEQPFGREISGIVTNVGSAVTRVSIGDEVAGILPLNSASAGCANFCVMSEYDLARKPEKVDHIDAAGCIGDVVKAYTALHYQARVCSGETVLILNGASASGVMAIQLAHIWGVKVLATASSEEEVIYLQSANPPIANVIDLRNTKKSLVDICMDETGGLGIDCVIDNGVLHQDASVRELGDLSALNGKMSLPTKHDVISCLAVAGTWITSLQDLQLDPPDSQLLFLKGASVSFLFEYSWVLSRGQQGRYLHILADIMEKLSSSVIRPVIHHTVSLEDACDTLQHQFSEHKVGKIVVRM is encoded by the exons ATGCAGACGAGAGCTGTCGTAGTCAAGCGAGATGAGAGTGGTAACAGATTGTTTGTGCTGCACGAATCG TTTGTTTGTCCGTCTCTTGATGATCACAGTGTGGCTGTGAAGGTCAAAGCTTGTGGCCTGTCTTTACTTGATACTAAG ATTTTGGAAGAATTTAACATGGTAAGCAAGAAGGAACAACCATTTGGGAGAGAAATATCTGGAATTGTAACAAATG TTGGATCTGCTGTTACAAGAGTGAGCATTGGTGATGAGGTAGCAG GAATACTTCCCTTGAATTCAGCTTCAGCTGGCTGTGcaaatttttgtgtcatgTCTGAATATGATTTGG CTAGAAAACCAGAAAAAGTGGATCACATAGATGCTGCTGGTTGCATCGGTGATGTTGTTAAAGCTTACACTGCTCTTCACTACCAAGCCAGAGTGTGCAGTGGAGAAACAGTCTTGATCTTGAATGGAGCTTCT GCTTCTGGTGTTATGGCCATACAACTTGCTCATATTTGGGGAGTCAAG GTCCTAGCAACGGCATCATCAGAAGAAGAAGTCATATACTTACAGAGTGCTAACCCACCAATAG CAAATGTCATAGACTTGAGGAATACAAAGAAATCTTTAGTGGATATTTGCATGGATGAAACAGGTGGACTTGGCATTGACTGTGTTATTGATAATGGAG TTCTTCATCAAGATGCGTCTGTCAGGGAACTGGGAGACTTATCAGCTttaaatggcaaaatgtctTTACCTACCAAACACGATGTGATCTCTTGCCTTGCTGTAGCTGGAACATGGATAACCAGTTTACAGGACTTACAG CTGGACCCCCCAGATTCTCAGCTGCTTTTTTTGAAAGGAGCTTCAGTGAGCTTTCTCTTTGAATATTCCTGGGTCCTGTCGCGTG GCCAACAGGGAAGGTATTTGC ACATCCTTGCTGATATCATGGAGAAATTATCCAGCTCTGTAATAAG GCCAGTTATTCACCACACTGTATCTCTAGAGGATGCCTGTGACACACTGCAGCATCAGTTCTCTGAACACAAAGTTGGAAAGATTGTGGTCAGGATGTGA
- the LOC141885216 gene encoding uncharacterized protein LOC141885216 produces the protein MSYICVKEDEISLMCNGTRYDRYEVPLNYKDSKFWVYLGTYLGLVLFAGLMSGLTMGLLSLDVLSLKVLKRGGKPIEKKYASKILPIVEKHHLLLVTLLLANAAAVESMPIFMNRISTPVIAIVVSVTAVLLFGEVIPQALCTRYGLAIGAKMAQFVKLLMLLLFVVAWPISKLLDCLLGHEHSTFFKEQLKELVVLHQETTDANEDPLRDDEVLICILHCILPIFSSNFKILSPSAC, from the exons ATGAGCTACATATGCGTAAAGGAAGACGAGATCTCGTTGATGTGTAATGGGACTCGCTACGATCGTTACGAGGTTCCCTTGAACTATAAGGATTCCAAGTTTTGGGTTTACCTTGGTACCTATTTGGGTTTAGTTTTATTCGCAG GTTTAATGTCTGGCTTGACAATGGGCCTTCTCTCTTTGGATGTTTTGAGTTTGAAAGTTCTTAAGCGAGGAGGAAAGCCAATAGAGAAGAAATATGCTAGTAAAATCTTGCCAATTGTAGAAAAACACCATCTACTGCTGGTCACACTTTTGCTAGCAAATGCTGCAGCTGTGGAATCCATGCCAATCTTTATGAACAGGATATCCACTCCTGTCATTGCCATTGTTGTGTCAGTCACTGCCGTGTTATTGTTTGGAGA AGTTATTCCGCAAGCCTTGTGCACTCGTTACGGTCTTGCAATTGGTGCAAAAATGGCTCA ATTTGTGAAACTTCtgatgttgttgctgtttgtCGTTGCTTGGCCCATTTCTAAGTTGTTGGACTGCCTGTTGGGTCATGAACACTCCACTTTCTTTAAAGAGCAG TTGAAAGAACTGGTGGTTCTTCACCAAGAGACAACAGATGCAAATGAGGATCCACTAAGAGATGATGAAGTCTTGATCTGTATATTGCACTGTATATTGCCGATATTCAGCTCCAACTTTAAGATTTTGAGCCCAAGTGCATGTTGA
- the LOC141885213 gene encoding uncharacterized protein LOC141885213, protein MGCRKSTCTWAQNLKVGSEYRQYTVQLVRQIGCFCEEYRIYVNGQEMEEHGLKYNPCAPLCCPGGEFEWKQDGHSFMLMFNSLSWTNFSGGFRLFIDGIDVNTGREFSAFWRCRGLQIVFVGLVFLLVGIALALTFHYALSGREKYVLNFFPYFAISSGLFDILWGLIPVIKYRKPHHPSVTVEYTSSNAV, encoded by the coding sequence ATGGGTTGCCGCAAATCAACATGCACTTGGGCTCAAAATCTTAAAGTTGGATCTGAATATCGGCAATATACAGTGCAGCTAGTTCGTCAGATCGGTTGCTTTTGCGAAGAGTACCGCATCTACGTGAACGgacaagaaatggaagaacACGGATTGAAGTACAACCCCTGCGCTCCTCTCTGTTGTCCTGGTGGTGAATTTGAGTGGAAACAAGACGGTCACTCCTTCATGctcatgttcaactccttGTCTTGGACAAACTTCAGTGGAGGATTTCGTCTTTTTATAGATGGGATAGACGTCAACACTGGCAGAGAGTTTTCAGCGTTTTGGCGCTGTCGCGGGTTGCAGATCGTGTTCGTTGGTCTTGTGTTTCTTCTGGTTGGCATCGCGCTCGCTCTGACATTTCACTACGCTTTATCTGGGCGAGAGAAATACGTgctaaatttttttccttacttCGCGATTTCCTCTGGgctatttgatattttatgGGGGCTTATTCCTGTTATAAAATACCGAAAGCCGCACCATCCATCTGTCACCGTCGAATACACATCGTCAAATGCCGTGTAA
- the LOC141885212 gene encoding quinone oxidoreductase-like protein 1 isoform X2: MVSKKEQPFGREISGIVTNVGSAVTRVSIGDEVAGILPLNSASAGCANFCVMSEYDLARKPEKVDHIDAAGCIGDVVKAYTALHYQARVCSGETVLILNGASASGVMAIQLAHIWGVKVLATASSEEEVIYLQSANPPIANVIDLRNTKKSLVDICMDETGGLGIDCVIDNGVLHQDASVRELGDLSALNGKMSLPTKHDVISCLAVAGTWITSLQDLQLDPPDSQLLFLKGASVSFLFEYSWVLSRGQQGRYLHILADIMEKLSSSVIRPVIHHTVSLEDACDTLQHQFSEHKVGKIVVRM; the protein is encoded by the exons ATGGTAAGCAAGAAGGAACAACCATTTGGGAGAGAAATATCTGGAATTGTAACAAATG TTGGATCTGCTGTTACAAGAGTGAGCATTGGTGATGAGGTAGCAG GAATACTTCCCTTGAATTCAGCTTCAGCTGGCTGTGcaaatttttgtgtcatgTCTGAATATGATTTGG CTAGAAAACCAGAAAAAGTGGATCACATAGATGCTGCTGGTTGCATCGGTGATGTTGTTAAAGCTTACACTGCTCTTCACTACCAAGCCAGAGTGTGCAGTGGAGAAACAGTCTTGATCTTGAATGGAGCTTCT GCTTCTGGTGTTATGGCCATACAACTTGCTCATATTTGGGGAGTCAAG GTCCTAGCAACGGCATCATCAGAAGAAGAAGTCATATACTTACAGAGTGCTAACCCACCAATAG CAAATGTCATAGACTTGAGGAATACAAAGAAATCTTTAGTGGATATTTGCATGGATGAAACAGGTGGACTTGGCATTGACTGTGTTATTGATAATGGAG TTCTTCATCAAGATGCGTCTGTCAGGGAACTGGGAGACTTATCAGCTttaaatggcaaaatgtctTTACCTACCAAACACGATGTGATCTCTTGCCTTGCTGTAGCTGGAACATGGATAACCAGTTTACAGGACTTACAG CTGGACCCCCCAGATTCTCAGCTGCTTTTTTTGAAAGGAGCTTCAGTGAGCTTTCTCTTTGAATATTCCTGGGTCCTGTCGCGTG GCCAACAGGGAAGGTATTTGC ACATCCTTGCTGATATCATGGAGAAATTATCCAGCTCTGTAATAAG GCCAGTTATTCACCACACTGTATCTCTAGAGGATGCCTGTGACACACTGCAGCATCAGTTCTCTGAACACAAAGTTGGAAAGATTGTGGTCAGGATGTGA
- the LOC141885214 gene encoding uncharacterized protein LOC141885214: MGCRKSTCTWAQNLKVGAEYRQYTVQLVRQIGCFCEEYRIYVNGEEMEQHGLKYNPCAPLCCAGGEFEWQQDGHSFMLMYNSLSWTNFSGGFRLFIDGIDVNTGREFSAFWRRRGWQIVFVGLVILLIGIALSLAFHFAFPSRLKYGIAFGYAFTFTGLFDILWGLIPVIKYRNSKYDRSVAVKYTSSNAV; encoded by the coding sequence ATGGGTTGCCGCAAATCAACATGCACTTGGGCTCAAAATCTTAAAGTTGGAGCTGAGTATCGACAATATACAGTGCAACTGGTTCGTCAGATCGGTTGCTTTTGCGAAGAGTACCGCATCTACGTAAACGGAGAAGAAATGGAGCAACATGGATTAAAGTACAACCCCTGCGCTCCTCTTTGTTGTGCTGGTGGTGAATTTGAATGGCAACAAGACGGTCACTCCTTCATGCTCATGTACAACTCCTTGTCTTGGACAAACTTCAGTGGAGGATTTCGTCTTTTTATAGATGGGATAGACGTCAACACTGGCAGAGAGTTTTCAGCGTTTTGGCGCCGTCGCGGGTGGCAGATCGTGTTTGTGGGTCTTGTGATTCTTCTGATTGGCATCGCGCTCTCTCTAGCATTTCACTTCGCTTTTCCTTCCCGACTAAAATATGGAATAGCTTTTGGCTACGCCTTCACTTTCACTGGgctatttgatattttatgGGGGCTTATTCCCGTTATAAAATACCGAAATTCGAAGTATGATCGATCTGTCGCCGTCAAATACACATCGTCAAATGCCGTGTGA
- the LOC141885215 gene encoding vesicle transport protein SFT2A-like, translating into MAPLTVQKIKATLTGQKPDDDSLITEISDATRLSWSTRIKGFIVCFCLGVFFSILGMIMLWKKITLFAIFYSLGNVTALASTCFLMGPMKQLRNMFKEKRLIATIVMLVCLVLTLCAALWWKSNGLALVFCILQYLAMTWYCLSYIPFARDAVKKCVTSCLA; encoded by the exons ATGGCGCCCTTGACCGTGCAGAAGATCAAAGCCACCCTCACAGGCCAAAAACCTGACGATGATTCGCTGATTACAGAG ATATCTGATGCAACCAGATTGAGTTGGTCAACAAGAATTAAGGGATTCATTGTATGTTTTTGCCTTGGAGTCTTTTTCTCGATTTTG GGCATGATAATGttatggaaaaaaatcacattaTTTGCCATTTTCTACTCACTGGGAAACGTTACAGCTCTTGCAAG CACATGTTTTCTGATGGGTCCAATGAAACAATTGAGAAATATGTTTAAAGAAAAGCGACTGATTGCAACAATAGTGATGTTG GTATGTCTGGTTCTTACTCTGTGTGCTGCATTGTGG TGGAAAAGCAATGGGCTGGCGTTGGTTTTCTGTATTCTTCAATACTTGGCCATGACATG GTACTGTCTTTCTTATATTCCATTTGCAag GGATGCAGTAAAGAAGTGTGTTACCAGCTGCTTGGCATAA